A portion of the Caenorhabditis elegans chromosome III genome contains these proteins:
- the F56A8.8 gene encoding NR LBD domain-containing protein (Confirmed by transcript evidence), which yields MSTSSSVCNTDSTTSPCSSPDSTPMSSPSKPKVKSDREIAKLKKDIHVFARKINEECERFIDNHIEVNGEEDAVNQRIPTFFIKSYNFLKKEAESVSYEDRFLDFIPQCIRMKVTTEQYGPPNCFPEADENGYLKDEPKRLADELVQFYVDVIEYVRFTFVCTGKIPILPHSYYLTLFVYQKRVEESTLFNKSLVRMIPEVLQSMLNVGTFGNQNIGIDYVTDCTREHYKYLLE from the exons atGTCAACCTCGTCATCTGTGTGCAACACTGACTCCACCACCTCCCCATGCTCTTCACCCGACTCGACTCCCATGTCGAGTCCTTCCAAGCCAAAGGTGAAATCTGATCGAGAAATTGCCAAACTGAAGAAGGACATTCACGTCTTTGcgagaaaaattaatgaagaaTGCGAGCGCTTCATCGATAATCATATAGAGGTTAACGGGGAGGAGGACGCCGTTAACCAGAGAATTCCGACCTTCTTCATCAAGAgctacaactttttgaaaaaagaagcagAATCTGTGAGCTACGAGGATCGCTTTCTCGACTTCATCCCACAATGTATTCGAATGAAGGTGACCACCGAGCAATACGGACCCCCAAACTGTTTCCCCGAAGCCGACGAGAATGGATATCTCAAAGATGAGCCGAAACGTTTGGCGGACGAACTCGTTCAGTTCTACGTTGACGTCATCGAGTACGTTCGGTTTACGTTTGTCTGTACTGGAAAGATTCCGATCCTTCCACACTCGTACTACCTGACTCTCTTCGTTTATCAGAAGCGTGTCGAGGAAAGCACACTGTTCAACAAAAGTCTAGTGAGGATGATTCCAGAAGTCTTG caatcAATGCTCAATGTCGGAACATTCGGCAACCAAAATATTGGAATAGACTATGTTACAGACTGCACCAGAGAACACTACAAGTATTTGCTTGAGTAA
- the set-25 gene encoding Histone-lysine N-methyltransferase set-25 (Confirmed by transcript evidence) encodes MLPAWGTSTEATASHAGWDGDDEGDIRAAYTEDEKKENIPPISLTSVSTNGAYPGQKRRRSESVRTLKPECPPEETQRLRQRRRISATDATQSSRTMNVIEDRKPRVNRARKSQDAPSTSTCGFETPVGTKRKSKAADSQKPPKQSKLRKIDEASTSKAVDNSSKDGKKTTKPAVTQSNRRRSGLSLRPVPIETIFSESSGRESSTEDEADVSHQQRVEKIAKNPIMVVVLPLGPGNYPNNERITVVSTYKSRVNKNCNEARRAQRHGSWSRKGIAFPGIPTKKFTKSDLAKYGAHASNWPAQAAFRSEEGKILIYYEGWTCLTLHRLSVEECARTAPTILEEMSIRDKFIETVKSAAAEEAKLVVEKNQENGIELTLDEALKQIFIEPVPQSSPENVFWIYQDLSYFHTMDNRDLGLAPVFYISSYTQSVRPPCYAYTAINIVDVDAYKRCLESRANMSFADLTGQKIWMPTRSKACENGTKCKCDARFMFLYDPHDVTNLECTPDGKVDFTDFKIDNARIVMECSDACGCSLDCPRRSLQRGQQHPLAVYYEGPEKGFGVRAAANIKAGELVCEYTGDVTLLPTSDPVASSSTKTDDGEEQENPEAPERVDSSYDAAFNAMDTKIIISAKKTGNISRFINHSCDPSSVFVEVYSRRFEEDPLIPRVAVYAIKDIALGEEITIAYYEPGIEWKRSSVKCRCKSTKCMGTLPAF; translated from the exons atgCTTCCAGCTTGGGGAACATCTACAGAAGCGACAGCATCTCACGCTGGATGGGATGGAGATGATGAGGGCGACATTCGTGCCGCTTATACGGAGGATGAGAAGAAGGAGAACATCCCACCCATCTCGCTCACCTCTGTGAGCACAAACGGTGCATATCCTGGGCAAAAACGAAG GAGAAGTGAGTCTGTCCGCACACTGAAGCCCGAGTGCCCTcccgaagagacgcagagattgAGACAGCGACGAAGAATCAGCGCGACTGATGCGACGCAGAGTTCACGCACAATGAATGTCATCGAGGATCGAAAACCCCGTGTAAATAGGGCCAGAAAGTCCCAAGATGCTCCGTCCACTTCGACTTGCGGTTTTGAAACCCCTGTTGGCACCAAACGAAAATCGAAGGCTGCCGATTCTCAGAAGCCGCCGAAACAGTCGAAACttcggaaaatcgatgaaGCTTCAACGTCAAAAGCTGTCGATAATTCGTCAAAAGACGGGAAAAAGACCACGAAGCCAGCTGTAACTCAAAGCAATCGCAGGAGATCCGGGTTAAGCTTGAGACCGGTGCCGATTGAGACTATTTTCTCCGAGTCTTCTGGAAGGGAGTCGAGCACAGAAGATGAAGCTGACGTGTCACATCAACA acgtgtagagaaaatcgcgaaaaatcCGATCATGGTCGTCGTTCTTCCGCTCGGTCCTGGAAACTATCCGAACAATGAACGCATCACTGTTGTCTCTACATACAAGTCTCGTGTCAATAAGAATTGTAACGAAGCGAGAAGAGCACAACGGCATGGATCTTGGTCACGTAAAGGCATCGCATTCCCCGGGATTCCGACGAAGAAGTTCACGAAAAGCGATCTGGCAAAGTATGGCGCTCACGCGTCGAACTGGCCAGCTCAAGCTGCATTCAGG AGCGAAGAAggcaaaatattgatttactACGAAGGATGGACGTGCCTCACTCTGCACCGATTATCAGTTGAAGAATGTGCAAGAACAGCGCCAACGATTCTAGAAGAAATGTCGATTCGAGACAAGTTCATCGAAACCGTGAAATCGGCCGCCGCAGAAGAAGCAAAGCTAGTCGtcgagaaaaatcaagaaaacggAATCGAATTGACACTCGACGAGGCTCTGAAACAGATTTTCATCGAGCCCGTGCCACAGAGTAGTCCAGAAAATGTGTTCTGGATCTATCAGGATCTCAGCTACTTCCACACAATGGATAATAGGGATTTGGGATTGGCACCCGTTTTCTATATTTCGTCATACACTCAATCCGTTCGCCCACCGTGCTACGCG tacaCTGCAATCAACATCGTCGACGTGGACGCTTACAAAAGATGTCTTGAAAGCCGTGCTAATATGAGTTTCGCCGACTTGACCGGCCAGAAAATATGGATGCCCACGAGAAGTAAAGCGTGCGAGAATGGGACGAAGTGCAAATGCGACGCTAGG ttcatgTTCCTCTACGATCCCCACGATGTCACCAATCTGGAGTGTACACCGGACGGGAAAGTTGACTTCACggatttcaaaattgacaatGCTCGAATCGTGATGGAATGCTCGGACGCGTGTGGCTGCAGTCTGGATTGCCCACGAAGATCGCTTCAACGAGGACAGCAGCATCCACTCGCCGTCTACTATGAAGGGCCTGAAAAAGGGTTCGGCGTTCGTGCTGCTGCAAACATCAAGGCTGGAGAACTAGTGTGTGAATACACTGGAGACGTGACACTGCTGCCGACGTCGGATCCTGTCGCAAGTTCATCGACGAAAACGGATGATGGCGAGGAACAAGAGAATCCAGAGGCCCCGGAGAGAGTTGACTCATCGTACGATGCTGCGTTCAATGCGATGGATACTAAGATCATTATCAGTGCCAAGAAGACTGG gaatATCTCCCGATTCATCAATCACAGCTGTGACCCCAGCTCGGTGTTCGTCGAAGTCTACAGTCGACGATTCGAAGAAGATCCACTGATTCCACGTGTTGCAGTATATGCCATCAAGGACATCGCTCTAGGAGAAGAGATAACGATTGCATACTACGAGCCCGGTATCGAGTGGAAACGGTCGAGTGTCAAATGCCG gtgcAAATCGACCAAGTGCATGGGAACCCTTCCTGCATTCTGA
- the unc-64 gene encoding Syntaxin-1A homolog (Confirmed by transcript evidence), which produces MTKDRLSALKAAQSEDEQDDDMHMDTGNAQYMEEFFEQVEEIRGSVDIIANNVEEVKKKHSAILSNPVNDQKTKEELDELMAVIKRAANKVRGKLKLIENAIDHDEQGAGNADLRIRKTQHSTLSRRFVEVMTDYNKTQTDYRERCKGRIQRQLDIAGKQVGDEDLEEMIESGNPGVFTQGIITDTQQAKQTLADIEARHNDIMKLESSIRELHDMFMDMAMLVESQGEMVDRIEYNVEHAKEFVDRAVADTKKAVQYQSKARRKKIIILIVVTILIGFVSLWLIQYIPGI; this is translated from the exons ATGACTAAGGACAG ATTGTCCGCTTTAAAAGCGGCGCAGTCCGAGGATGAGCAGGACGATGATATGCACATGGACACCGGGAATGCACAATATATGGAGGAGTTTTTTGAGCAG gttgAAGAGATTCGTGGAAGTGTGGATATTATTGCGAATAATGTTGAAGAGGTCAAGAAGAAGCATTCGGCAATTTTATCAAATCCAGTTAACGATCAGa AAACCAAAGAAGAACTCGACGAGTTGATGGCAGTTATCAAAAGAGCTGCGAATAAAGTGCGCGGCAAACTGAAATTGATCGAAAATGCCATTGATCACGACGAGCAAGGAGCCGGAAATGCGGATCTTCGAATTCGAAAAACTCAACACAGCACATTATCGAGACGATTCGTCGAAGTGATGACTGATTATAATAAGACACAGACTGATTATCGAGAGAGGTGTAAGGGACGAATTCAGAGACAACTCGATATTG ctggaaaACAAGTCGGAGATGAGGATTTGGAGGAAATGATTGAGAGCGGAAATCCGGGAGTATTTACACAAGGAATCATCACAGATACCCAacag gcaaaaCAAACGCTAGCCGATATTGAAGCTCGTCACAATGATATCATGAAATTGGAAAGTTCAATTCGAGAGCTTCACGACATGTTCATGGATATGGCTATGCTTGTCGAATCTCAG GGAGAGATGGTTGATCGAATTGAGTACAATGTGGAGCACGCGAAAGAATTTGTTGATCGAGCAGTAGCTGATACGAAGAAAGCCGTTCAATATCAGTCGAAGGCGCGAAGG aagaagatCATCATTTTGATCGTCGTCACCATCCTAATCGGCTTCGTTTCTCTGTGGCTCATTCAGTATATTCCTGGCATTTAA
- the unc-64 gene encoding Syntaxin-1A homolog (Confirmed by transcript evidence): MTKDRLSALKAAQSEDEQDDDMHMDTGNAQYMEEFFEQVEEIRGSVDIIANNVEEVKKKHSAILSNPVNDQKTKEELDELMAVIKRAANKVRGKLKLIENAIDHDEQGAGNADLRIRKTQHSTLSRRFVEVMTDYNKTQTDYRERCKGRIQRQLDIAGKQVGDEDLEEMIESGNPGVFTQGIITDTQQAKQTLADIEARHNDIMKLESSIRELHDMFMDMAMLVESQGEMVDRIEYNVEHAKEFVDRAVADTKKAVQYQSKARRKKICILVTGVILITGLIIFILFYAKVL, translated from the exons ATGACTAAGGACAG ATTGTCCGCTTTAAAAGCGGCGCAGTCCGAGGATGAGCAGGACGATGATATGCACATGGACACCGGGAATGCACAATATATGGAGGAGTTTTTTGAGCAG gttgAAGAGATTCGTGGAAGTGTGGATATTATTGCGAATAATGTTGAAGAGGTCAAGAAGAAGCATTCGGCAATTTTATCAAATCCAGTTAACGATCAGa AAACCAAAGAAGAACTCGACGAGTTGATGGCAGTTATCAAAAGAGCTGCGAATAAAGTGCGCGGCAAACTGAAATTGATCGAAAATGCCATTGATCACGACGAGCAAGGAGCCGGAAATGCGGATCTTCGAATTCGAAAAACTCAACACAGCACATTATCGAGACGATTCGTCGAAGTGATGACTGATTATAATAAGACACAGACTGATTATCGAGAGAGGTGTAAGGGACGAATTCAGAGACAACTCGATATTG ctggaaaACAAGTCGGAGATGAGGATTTGGAGGAAATGATTGAGAGCGGAAATCCGGGAGTATTTACACAAGGAATCATCACAGATACCCAacag gcaaaaCAAACGCTAGCCGATATTGAAGCTCGTCACAATGATATCATGAAATTGGAAAGTTCAATTCGAGAGCTTCACGACATGTTCATGGATATGGCTATGCTTGTCGAATCTCAG GGAGAGATGGTTGATCGAATTGAGTACAATGTGGAGCACGCGAAAGAATTTGTTGATCGAGCAGTAGCTGATACGAAGAAAGCCGTTCAATATCAGTCGAAGGCGCGAAGG aagaagatTTGCATCCTTGTCACCGGCGTCATACTCATCACTGgcctaattatttttattttgttttatgcGAAagtattataa
- the pgm-2 gene encoding Phosphoglucomutase-2 (Confirmed by transcript evidence), giving the protein MTLGCAKLDKQVADWLAWDKNDKNRNEIQKLVDEKNVDALKARMDTRLVFGTAGVRSPMQAGFGRLNDLTIIQITHGFARHMLNVYGQPKNGVAIGFDGRYNSRRFAELSANVFVRNNIPVYLFSEVSPTPVVSWATIKLGCDAGLIITASHNPKEDNGYKAYWSNGAQIIGPHDTEIVRIKEAEPQPRDEYWDLSELKSSPLFHSADVVIDPYFEVEKSLNFTREINGSTPLKFTYSAFHGIGYHYTKRMFAEFGFPASSFISVAEQQDPNPDFPTIPFPNPEEGRKVLTLAMETADKNGSTVILANDPDADRIQMAEKQKDGEWRVFTGNEMGALITWWIWTNWRKANPNADASKVYILNSAVSSQIVKTIADAEGFKNETTLTGFKWMGNRAEELRADGNQVILAWEESIGYMPGHTMDKDGVSAAAVFAEIAAFLHAEGKSLQDQLYALYNRYGFHLVRSTYWMVPAPEVTKKLFSTLRADLKFPTKIGEAEVASVRDLTIGYDNSKPDNKPVLPLSTSSEMVTFFLKTGSVTTLRASGTEPKIKYYIELITAPGKTQNDLESVISEMDQLEKDVVATLLRPQQFGLIPRK; this is encoded by the exons atgactCTTGGATGTGCAAAGCTTGACAAGCAAGTTGCCGATTGGCTCGCTTGGGATAAGAATGATAAGAATCgtaatgaaattcaaaagctGGTTGATGAGAAGAACGTTGATGCATTGAAAGCTCGTATGGATACTCGATTGGTTTTTGGAACTGCTG GTGTCCGTTCTCCAATGCAAGCTGGATTTGGACGCCTCAACGATCTTACAATCATCCAAATCACGCACGGATTCGCTCGACACATGCTGAACGTCTATGGACAACCGAAGAACGGAGTCGCCATCGGATTTGATGGACGTTACAACAGTCGACGTTTCGCAGAGCTCTCGGCGAACGTCTTTGTTCGtaacaatattccagtttATCTTTTCTCTGAAGTCTCTCCAACTCCTGTTGTCTCGTGGGCAACGATTAAGCTGGGATGTGATGCTGGACTTATTATTACTGCATCACATAATCCAAAGGAAGACAATGGATATAAGGCGTACTGGAGCAATGGAGCTCAG atcatTGGACCACATGACACGGAAATTGTTAGAATCAAAGAGGCCGAGCCACAGCCGAGAGATGAGTACTGGGACTTGAGTGAACTCAAATCTTCGCCACTTTTCCATTCAGCTGATGTTGTAATTGACCCGTATTTTGAAGTTGAGAAATCGTTGAACTTCACTAG agaaatcaaTGGCTCAACTCCGCTGAAATTCACGTATTCCGCGTTCCATGGAATCGGCTATCACTACACAAAACGAATGTTCGCCGAATTTGGATTCCCAGCTTCATCGTTCATTTCGGTGGCCGAGCAACAAGATCCAAACCCagattttccaacaattccATTCCCAAATCCAGAAGAAGGACGAAAAGTGCTCACGCTGGCGATGGAAACTGCCGATAAAAATGGATCGACAGTTATTTTAGCCAACGATCCAGACGCCGACAGAATTCAAATGGCCGAGAAGCAGAAaga cggcGAATGGCGTGTGTTCACTGGTAATGAGATGGGCGCTCTCATCACTTGGTGGATTTGGACAAACTGGAGAAAAGCGAATCCGAATGCTGATGCATCAAAAGTATACATTCTGAATAGTGCTGTGTCCTCACAAATTGTCAAGACAATTGCTGATGCAGAAg GCTTCAAAAACGAGACCACCCTGACCGGATTCAAATGGATGGGAAATCGAGCCGAGGAGCTCCGTGCCGATGGAAATCAGGTCATTCTGGCGTGGGAAGAATCGATCGGATACATGCCAGGGCATACCATGGACAAGGACGGCGTGTCCGCTGCCGCAGTTTTCGCCGAAATCGCCGCTTTCCTTCACGCGGAGGGAAAATCGTTGCAAGACCAGCTGTACGCTCTCTACAATCGATATGGCTTCCATTTGGTCAGATCCACTTATTGGATGGTACCGGCTCCGGAGGTCACCAAGAAGCTCTTCAGCACATTGAGAGCCGATCTGAAGTTCCCGACGAAAATCGGAGAAGCCGAAGTGGCATCCGTGAGAGACTTGACGATCGGATACGACAACTCAAAGCCCGACAATAAGCCCGTTCTTCCACTCTCGACTTCCTCGGAAATGGTGACTTTCTTCCTTAAAACTGGAAGTGTCACTACTCTCCGAGCATCTGGTACTGAGCCAAAAATCAAGTACTATATTGAACTCATCACTGCTCCGGGAAAAACGCAGAATGATCTGGAAAGTGTGATTTCTGAGATGGATCAACTCGAGAAGGATGTCGTCGCTACACTTTTGAGACCACAGCAATTTGGACTGATtccaagaaaataa
- the pgm-2 gene encoding PGM_PMM_I domain-containing protein (Confirmed by transcript evidence) — MTLGCAKLDKQVADWLAWDKNDKNRNEIQKLVDEKNVDALKARMDTRLVFGTAGVRSPMQAGFGRLNDLTIIQITHGFARHMLNVYGQPKNGVAIGFDGRYNSRRFAELSANVFVRNNIPVYLFSEVSPTPVVSWATIKLGCDAGLIITASHNPKEDNGYKAYWSNGAQIIGPHDTEIVRIKEAEPQPRDEYWDLSELKSSPLFHSADVVIDPYFEVEKSLNFTREINGSTPLKFTYSAFHGIGYHYTKRMFAEFGFPASSFISVAEQQDPNPDFPTIPFPNPEEGRKVLTLAMETADKNGSTVILANDPDADRIQMAEKQKELQKRDHPDRIQMDGKSSRGAPCRWKSGHSGVGRIDRIHARAYHGQGRRVRCRSFRRNRRFPSRGGKIVARPAVRSLQSIWLPFGQIHLLDGTGSGGHQEALQHIESRSEVPDENRRSRSGIRERLDDRIRQLKARQ, encoded by the exons atgactCTTGGATGTGCAAAGCTTGACAAGCAAGTTGCCGATTGGCTCGCTTGGGATAAGAATGATAAGAATCgtaatgaaattcaaaagctGGTTGATGAGAAGAACGTTGATGCATTGAAAGCTCGTATGGATACTCGATTGGTTTTTGGAACTGCTG GTGTCCGTTCTCCAATGCAAGCTGGATTTGGACGCCTCAACGATCTTACAATCATCCAAATCACGCACGGATTCGCTCGACACATGCTGAACGTCTATGGACAACCGAAGAACGGAGTCGCCATCGGATTTGATGGACGTTACAACAGTCGACGTTTCGCAGAGCTCTCGGCGAACGTCTTTGTTCGtaacaatattccagtttATCTTTTCTCTGAAGTCTCTCCAACTCCTGTTGTCTCGTGGGCAACGATTAAGCTGGGATGTGATGCTGGACTTATTATTACTGCATCACATAATCCAAAGGAAGACAATGGATATAAGGCGTACTGGAGCAATGGAGCTCAG atcatTGGACCACATGACACGGAAATTGTTAGAATCAAAGAGGCCGAGCCACAGCCGAGAGATGAGTACTGGGACTTGAGTGAACTCAAATCTTCGCCACTTTTCCATTCAGCTGATGTTGTAATTGACCCGTATTTTGAAGTTGAGAAATCGTTGAACTTCACTAG agaaatcaaTGGCTCAACTCCGCTGAAATTCACGTATTCCGCGTTCCATGGAATCGGCTATCACTACACAAAACGAATGTTCGCCGAATTTGGATTCCCAGCTTCATCGTTCATTTCGGTGGCCGAGCAACAAGATCCAAACCCagattttccaacaattccATTCCCAAATCCAGAAGAAGGACGAAAAGTGCTCACGCTGGCGATGGAAACTGCCGATAAAAATGGATCGACAGTTATTTTAGCCAACGATCCAGACGCCGACAGAATTCAAATGGCCGAGAAGCAGAAaga GCTTCAAAAACGAGACCACCCTGACCGGATTCAAATGGATGGGAAATCGAGCCGAGGAGCTCCGTGCCGATGGAAATCAGGTCATTCTGGCGTGGGAAGAATCGATCGGATACATGCCAGGGCATACCATGGACAAGGACGGCGTGTCCGCTGCCGCAGTTTTCGCCGAAATCGCCGCTTTCCTTCACGCGGAGGGAAAATCGTTGCAAGACCAGCTGTACGCTCTCTACAATCGATATGGCTTCCATTTGGTCAGATCCACTTATTGGATGGTACCGGCTCCGGAGGTCACCAAGAAGCTCTTCAGCACATTGAGAGCCGATCTGAAGTTCCCGACGAAAATCGGAGAAGCCGAAGTGGCATCCGTGAGAGACTTGACGATCGGATACGACAACTCAAAGCCCGACAATAA
- the npp-18 gene encoding Nucleoporin SEH1 (Confirmed by transcript evidence), with amino-acid sequence MQEDDSVKPFQTVGAHRDLIHCVSFDPHGRRMATCASDMTMAIWDRKPDGNWRRSAHWKCHGGAVWRVIWAHPEFGQIVATCSYDRTIVIWEEQIVRSEKDLKQKESQWIRRTIISDNRSDVTDICFSPRHLGLMMASCNVLGTVRIYEAPDIVDASRWNLIHELQAFHTRCGCVTWSLSRMHRPLIAVGSDEKKAENKKRVVIYENIDGLRKWQRINSLVFDLPCPITDLKFSPISMVDSHQLAVASGDVHVYNIKVARSAILEEDGVENPIQLADYNLIKVALLGDHRKAWRLRYNLMGSVISSTSLDGTLRSWKSLFVNQWVKLSEMNVDDYVPSPEEVRAFISSKTTERLPSQLEKTYF; translated from the exons atgcaagaagACGACTCGGTGAAACCTTTTCAGACCGTCGGCGCTCACAGAGATCTCATTCATTGT GTTTCATTCGATCCTCATGGCCGACGAATGGCAACATGTGCCAGCGATATGACAATGGCGATTTGGGATCGAAAGCCAGACGGAAATTGGCGTAGATCTGCACACTGGAAG TGTCATGGTGGAGCAGTTTGGCGCGTTATTTGGGCTCATCCGGAATTTGGGCAGATTGTTGC caCCTGCTCCTACGACAGAACGATTGTAATTTGGGAGGAGCAAATTGTGAGATCAGAGAAAGATCTGA AGCAAAAAGAATCCCAATGGATCCGAAGAACAATCATCTCCGATAATCGTTCAGACGTCACCGATATCTGCTTCTCCCCGCGCCATCTGGGTCTCATGATGGCATCATGCAACGTTCTCGGAACCGTCAGAATCTACGAAGCACCGGATATTGTGGACGCTTCTCGATGGAATCTTATTCACGAGCTTCAAGCGTTTCATACCCGATGTGGATGTGTCACATGGTCACTTTCTCGTATGCACCGCCCGTTGATTGCTGTTGGTTCGGATGAGAAGAAGGCAGAGAACAAGAAACGAGTTGTGATCTATGAGAATATTGATGGATTGAGGAAATGGCAGCGAATCAACTCATTAGTCTTCGATCTACCATGCCCGATTACTGATTTGAA attCTCGCCGATATCGATGGTGGATTCGCATCAATTAGCCGTTGCATCAGGCGATGTTCACGTCTACAACATCAAAGTGGCTCGTTCGGCGATTCTCGAAGAAGACGGTGTCGAGAATCCGATTCAGCTGGCGGATTACAATCTGATCAAGGTGGCACTGCTCGGGGATCATCGAAAAGCATGGAGGCTTCGATATAATCTCATGGGATCAGTCATCTCGTCGACGAGCTTGGATGGAACACTGAGATCCTGGAAAT cactCTTCGTGAACCAATGGGTAAAGCTGAGTGAGATGAATGTCGACGACTACGTTCCATCGCCTGAAGAAGTTCGCGCCTTCATCTCATCGAAAACTACCGAACGTCTTCCATCACAACTCGAGAAAACCTATTTCTAA